One window of the Lysobacter sp. S4-A87 genome contains the following:
- a CDS encoding FMN-binding glutamate synthase family protein has translation MRYSLYVASLIATLASLIVGLWHPAWLWGAAGFGALAALGTWDLLQTRSVLRRNYPLLAHFRYSLESIGPEIRQYFIESDIAEVPFSRQQRSLVYQRAKSVSDVRPFGSQQDVYGIDYEWINHSLAPKPHGSHDFRVTVGEGSASQPYSASVFNISAMSFGSLSANAIRALNRGAKVGGFYHDTGEGSISSYHRENGGDLVWEIGSGYFGCRNEDGSFSAERFAACAADPQVKMIEIKLSQGAKPGHGGVLPAAKVTAEISRFRGVPMGVDCVSPAAHSAFNSPLGLLQFVARLRELSGGKPVGFKLAIGHPWEWFGIAKAMAESGLLPDFIVVDGAEGGTGAAPAEFIDHVGVPMHEALMLVHNTLVGLNLRGRIRVGAAGRITSAFDIARTMAMGADWCNAARGFMFALGCIQSQSCHTDRCPTGVATQDPRRWRNLDVPDKATRVAAFQQNTLKALRDLLCASGLEHPQQLGPEHILRRVSPIEVRSLAALYTFLRPGDLVARIPEHAVFQSFWASARSDSFAAPSVVETMWGSKSL, from the coding sequence ATGCGCTACTCGCTCTATGTCGCCAGCCTGATTGCAACGCTTGCGTCGCTGATCGTCGGGCTGTGGCACCCGGCCTGGTTGTGGGGAGCAGCCGGATTTGGCGCGTTGGCCGCACTGGGGACCTGGGACCTGCTGCAGACGCGCAGCGTGCTGCGGCGCAACTATCCGTTGCTGGCCCATTTCCGGTACAGCCTGGAATCGATCGGGCCGGAGATTCGGCAGTACTTCATCGAGTCCGACATCGCCGAGGTTCCCTTCTCGCGCCAGCAGCGCAGCCTGGTCTACCAGCGCGCCAAGTCGGTCAGCGACGTTCGGCCGTTCGGTTCGCAGCAGGACGTGTACGGCATCGACTACGAGTGGATCAACCATTCCCTGGCGCCCAAACCGCACGGTTCGCATGACTTCCGCGTGACGGTGGGCGAGGGCAGTGCATCGCAGCCCTATTCGGCCAGTGTGTTCAACATCTCGGCGATGAGTTTTGGTTCGCTGTCGGCCAATGCCATCCGCGCGCTCAATCGCGGCGCGAAGGTGGGCGGTTTCTATCACGACACCGGCGAGGGCTCGATCTCGTCCTATCACCGCGAGAACGGTGGCGACCTGGTCTGGGAAATCGGTTCGGGTTACTTCGGCTGCCGCAATGAGGACGGCAGCTTCAGCGCCGAGCGCTTTGCCGCGTGCGCCGCCGACCCGCAGGTGAAGATGATCGAGATCAAGCTGTCGCAGGGTGCCAAGCCAGGCCACGGCGGCGTGTTGCCCGCGGCCAAGGTCACAGCCGAGATCTCACGCTTCCGCGGCGTGCCGATGGGCGTGGATTGTGTTTCGCCGGCCGCGCACAGTGCGTTCAATTCGCCCTTGGGATTACTGCAGTTCGTCGCGCGCCTGCGCGAGTTGTCGGGCGGCAAGCCGGTGGGATTCAAGCTGGCGATCGGGCATCCGTGGGAATGGTTCGGCATCGCCAAGGCCATGGCCGAGAGCGGGTTGCTGCCGGATTTCATCGTCGTCGATGGCGCCGAAGGTGGCACTGGCGCAGCACCGGCCGAGTTCATCGACCATGTCGGTGTGCCGATGCACGAGGCGCTGATGCTGGTACACAACACCCTGGTGGGACTGAACCTGCGCGGGCGCATCCGCGTCGGCGCGGCCGGGCGCATCACCAGTGCGTTCGACATCGCCCGCACCATGGCGATGGGGGCCGACTGGTGCAACGCGGCGCGCGGTTTCATGTTCGCGCTGGGTTGCATCCAGTCGCAGAGTTGCCACACCGATCGTTGCCCGACGGGCGTGGCGACGCAGGATCCGCGCCGGTGGCGCAACCTCGATGTCCCCGACAAGGCCACCCGCGTGGCCGCCTTCCAGCAGAACACGCTCAAGGCGCTGCGCGACCTGCTGTGCGCGTCGGGGCTGGAGCATCCGCAGCAACTGGGGCCGGAACACATCCTGCGCCGGGTGTCGCCGATCGAGGTCCGTTCGCTGGCAGCGCTGTATACCTTCCTTCGGCCGGGCGACCTGGTCGCGCGGATACCGGAGCACGCGGTGTTCCAGTCGTTCTGGGCCAGTGCGCGCAGCGACAGCTTTGCGGCACCTTCGGTGGTCGAGACGATGTGGGGCAGCAAGTCGCTCTAG
- the arsC gene encoding arsenate reductase (glutaredoxin) (This arsenate reductase requires both glutathione and glutaredoxin to convert arsenate to arsenite, after which the efflux transporter formed by ArsA and ArsB can extrude the arsenite from the cell, providing resistance.), translating into MNDTRLYHNPRCSKSRGALELLRERGIEPVVVPYLETPPSAAELRDLLKMLGLPARALLRTDEDEYAALGLTDESLADPVLIDAMVAHPRLIERPILVHGGRAVIGRPPERVLELLD; encoded by the coding sequence ATGAACGACACCCGCCTTTACCACAACCCGCGCTGCTCCAAATCGCGTGGCGCACTGGAACTGCTGCGCGAGCGCGGCATCGAGCCCGTCGTGGTGCCGTATCTGGAAACCCCGCCATCGGCGGCGGAACTGCGCGATCTGTTGAAGATGCTGGGCCTGCCTGCGCGCGCCCTGCTCCGTACCGATGAGGACGAGTACGCCGCGCTCGGCCTGACGGACGAATCGCTCGCCGACCCGGTTCTGATCGATGCGATGGTGGCGCATCCGCGCCTGATCGAACGACCGATACTTGTCCACGGTGGACGTGCGGTCATCGGTCGGCCGCCGGAACGCGTGCTCGAACTGCTGGACTGA
- a CDS encoding CpsB/CapC family capsule biosynthesis tyrosine phosphatase, with protein sequence MFDLHCHLLPAIDDGAVDLDMALEMARMAAADGIVTVACTPHIYPGVYENTADGIRAAIAAFQAELDERGIALRLVEGADVHLAPDLLEGIRGGRVPTLAGSRYLLLEPPHHVAPPRFEEAVFELMAAGMVPVITHPERLTWVETHYEVFARLAERGAWMQITAGAVTGRYGRRVKYWGERFVGEGLCMILATDAHHPQRRPPLLAEARDAAAALVGMEEAVHMVDTRTRGIVDDIAPENLPPPLFRRTGFSSQFRGPAASAGEGVVGRWLRSIRGK encoded by the coding sequence ATGTTCGACCTACATTGCCATCTGCTACCGGCCATCGACGATGGTGCGGTGGACCTCGACATGGCACTGGAAATGGCGCGCATGGCAGCGGCCGATGGCATCGTCACCGTTGCCTGCACGCCGCATATCTATCCCGGCGTGTACGAAAACACGGCCGACGGCATCCGTGCCGCGATCGCGGCGTTCCAGGCGGAGCTCGACGAGCGCGGCATCGCGCTGCGGCTGGTCGAGGGCGCCGACGTCCATTTGGCTCCGGACCTGCTCGAAGGCATCCGCGGCGGTCGCGTGCCGACCCTGGCCGGGTCGCGCTACCTGCTGCTGGAGCCGCCGCACCACGTCGCGCCGCCGCGCTTCGAGGAGGCCGTCTTCGAGCTGATGGCTGCCGGAATGGTACCGGTGATTACCCACCCCGAGCGCCTGACCTGGGTGGAAACCCACTATGAGGTGTTCGCGCGCCTGGCCGAGCGTGGCGCCTGGATGCAGATCACGGCCGGGGCGGTGACCGGGCGGTACGGCCGTCGGGTCAAGTACTGGGGCGAGCGTTTCGTTGGCGAGGGCCTGTGCATGATCCTGGCGACCGACGCCCACCACCCGCAGCGGCGCCCGCCGTTGCTGGCCGAGGCCCGGGATGCCGCAGCCGCACTGGTGGGAATGGAAGAAGCGGTGCACATGGTCGATACCCGCACCCGGGGGATCGTCGACGACATCGCTCCTGAGAATTTGCCGCCGCCGTTGTTCAGGCGGACGGGCTTCAGTTCGCAGTTTCGTGGCCCGGCCGCGTCTGCGGGCGAGGGCGTTGTCGGGCGTTGGTTGCGCTCGATCCGGGGGAAGTGA
- a CDS encoding polysaccharide biosynthesis/export family protein: protein MLLCACSSTGANKEEAATLPEGDPVAAAMGRSEYLIGPSDLLAVTVFQIEDLNREVRVNNAGQIALPLIGAVPVAGRTVGEIEQDIAGRYQARYLQDPQVTVFVKEFSSQRVTVGGAVKKPGIFPMTSRLSLLQSLALAEGFSDVASHRNVLVFRTIGGERKYARFDVAAIEKGEHPDPQIFGEDVIVVDTSMGRQTLRTMIQLAPFIAVWRSYN from the coding sequence ATGCTGCTGTGCGCCTGCTCCAGTACGGGTGCAAACAAGGAAGAAGCAGCGACGCTGCCGGAAGGCGATCCGGTTGCGGCGGCCATGGGTCGTAGCGAATACCTGATCGGCCCGAGCGACCTGCTGGCAGTGACGGTGTTCCAGATCGAGGACCTCAATCGCGAGGTCCGGGTCAACAACGCCGGGCAGATTGCCCTTCCGTTGATCGGCGCCGTTCCCGTCGCCGGTCGCACCGTGGGCGAGATCGAGCAGGACATCGCCGGCCGCTACCAGGCGCGCTACCTGCAGGACCCGCAGGTGACCGTGTTCGTGAAGGAATTCTCGAGCCAGCGCGTGACCGTGGGTGGCGCGGTGAAGAAGCCGGGCATCTTCCCGATGACCTCGCGCCTCAGCCTGCTGCAGAGCCTGGCACTGGCCGAAGGTTTCAGCGACGTCGCCAGCCATCGCAACGTGCTGGTGTTCCGCACCATCGGTGGCGAGCGCAAGTACGCGCGCTTCGACGTCGCCGCAATCGAGAAGGGTGAGCACCCCGATCCGCAGATCTTTGGCGAGGACGTGATCGTGGTCGACACCTCGATGGGCCGCCAGACGCTGCGGACGATGATCCAGCTGGCGCCGTTCATCGCGGTGTGGAGATCCTACAATTGA
- a CDS encoding polysaccharide biosynthesis tyrosine autokinase, with the protein MNAVVEPIELLRQDSRDDDEINLLEYWRILRERQWWVVGTALAVVFLTLVFTLLATPVYRAGSTLQIERDTMKIVAFEGLQPTESPMDRDFYQTQYELLKSRSLARRVVQDLRLPANKQYEKDMAKVDEALAETANGQAVAASTRQQAREAAMIELVLESLSIEPVRNSRLVRVNFDSPDPVLAARVANAYADGFIASNLERRFDASSFAKKYLEERLAQLKGKLEDSEKELVAFSESERIVSVGDDKPSLDAQNLSDLNAALAAAQGSRIKAEAMWAQASVGNGMGLPQVVANQLIQKLREQRSTLMAEYQNNLGTYKPDYPNMVQLRNQIDEADRQINVEVGNIRDAIQSEYQAALAQETLLRERITGLKGDVLDLQSRSIQYNILRREAETNRQLYDALLQRYKEIGVAGGVGANNVSVIDRAIAPEKASSPRKLLNLAVGLLLGGFLGVLLAFVLHHLDNTVHDPKALEAITGLPVLGAIPRLEPGVTPAQAAVDLRSAFAEAYRSVRTALQFATVHGLPRSLLVTSASPAEGKSTTAHELARNIAQLGKRVVLVDADLRNPSVHKITGLSSALGLSNLLAGARELGDVLQHLPNENLSVITSGPLPPNPPELLAGDSLGKLLAQLREQFDMVILDGPPVLGLADAPLLANQAEATMLVAAAEDTRNDALRVALDRLKAARARVLGAVLTRFDHKRKGEGYGYTYYAYGGSAD; encoded by the coding sequence TTGAACGCCGTAGTTGAACCGATCGAGTTGTTGCGCCAGGACAGCCGCGACGACGATGAGATCAACCTGCTTGAGTACTGGCGCATCCTGCGCGAACGGCAGTGGTGGGTGGTCGGCACCGCGCTTGCGGTGGTGTTCCTGACGCTGGTCTTCACTCTGCTGGCGACGCCGGTCTACCGGGCAGGCTCGACCCTGCAGATCGAGCGCGACACGATGAAGATCGTGGCGTTCGAGGGCCTGCAGCCGACCGAGTCGCCGATGGACCGCGACTTCTACCAGACCCAGTACGAGCTGCTGAAGAGCCGCTCGCTGGCGCGCCGCGTGGTGCAGGATTTGCGTCTGCCGGCGAACAAGCAGTACGAAAAGGACATGGCCAAGGTCGATGAGGCCCTGGCCGAGACGGCCAACGGCCAGGCCGTGGCCGCGTCCACCAGGCAGCAGGCGCGTGAAGCGGCGATGATCGAGCTGGTGCTCGAATCGCTGAGCATCGAACCGGTGCGCAACTCGCGCCTGGTCCGCGTCAACTTCGACTCGCCCGACCCGGTGCTGGCGGCGCGCGTCGCCAATGCCTACGCCGACGGCTTCATCGCCAGCAACCTGGAACGCCGCTTCGACGCGTCGTCGTTCGCCAAGAAGTACCTGGAAGAGCGCCTGGCACAGCTCAAGGGCAAGCTCGAGGACTCCGAGAAGGAACTGGTGGCGTTCTCCGAGAGCGAGCGCATCGTTTCCGTAGGAGACGACAAGCCCTCGCTCGACGCGCAGAACCTGAGCGACCTCAATGCCGCACTCGCTGCGGCCCAGGGCTCGCGCATCAAGGCCGAGGCGATGTGGGCCCAGGCCAGCGTCGGCAACGGCATGGGCCTGCCGCAGGTCGTGGCCAACCAGCTGATCCAGAAGCTGCGCGAGCAGCGCTCGACGCTGATGGCCGAGTACCAGAACAACCTGGGCACCTACAAGCCCGACTATCCGAACATGGTGCAGTTGCGCAACCAGATCGACGAGGCAGATCGCCAGATCAACGTCGAGGTCGGCAACATCCGCGACGCCATCCAGTCCGAGTACCAGGCCGCGCTGGCGCAGGAAACGCTGCTGCGCGAGCGCATCACCGGCCTCAAGGGCGACGTGCTCGATCTGCAGAGCCGCTCGATCCAGTACAACATCCTGCGCCGCGAAGCCGAAACCAATCGCCAGCTCTATGACGCGCTGCTGCAGCGTTACAAGGAGATCGGCGTGGCAGGCGGAGTCGGCGCCAACAACGTATCGGTCATCGACCGCGCGATCGCCCCCGAGAAGGCCAGCTCGCCGCGCAAGCTGCTGAACCTCGCGGTCGGTCTGTTGCTGGGCGGATTCCTCGGTGTCCTGCTGGCGTTCGTGCTGCATCACCTCGACAACACGGTGCACGACCCGAAGGCGCTGGAGGCCATCACTGGCCTGCCAGTGCTGGGCGCGATCCCGCGCCTGGAACCGGGCGTCACGCCCGCCCAGGCGGCCGTCGACCTGCGCTCGGCCTTCGCCGAAGCATATCGGTCGGTGCGCACGGCACTGCAGTTCGCCACGGTGCACGGCCTGCCGCGCAGCCTGCTGGTCACCAGCGCCAGCCCCGCCGAAGGCAAGAGCACCACGGCACACGAACTGGCGCGCAACATCGCCCAGCTCGGCAAGCGCGTGGTGCTGGTCGATGCCGATTTGCGCAACCCGTCCGTGCACAAGATCACCGGGCTTTCGTCGGCGCTGGGCCTGTCCAACCTGCTGGCCGGTGCGCGCGAGCTCGGCGACGTCCTGCAACACCTGCCGAACGAGAACCTGAGCGTGATCACGTCCGGTCCGCTGCCGCCGAATCCGCCGGAGCTGCTGGCCGGAGATTCCCTGGGGAAGCTGCTTGCGCAGCTGCGTGAGCAGTTCGACATGGTGATCCTCGATGGCCCGCCGGTACTGGGTCTGGCCGACGCGCCGCTGCTCGCCAACCAGGCGGAGGCGACGATGCTGGTGGCCGCTGCCGAAGACACCCGCAACGACGCCTTGCGTGTTGCACTGGATCGACTGAAGGCGGCGCGTGCGCGCGTGCTTGGCGCGGTGCTGACCCGCTTCGACCACAAGCGCAAGGGTGAAGGCTACGGCTACACCTACTATGCCTACGGTGGCTCGGCCGACTGA